A genome region from Calypte anna isolate BGI_N300 chromosome 4B, bCalAnn1_v1.p, whole genome shotgun sequence includes the following:
- the KRCC1 gene encoding lysine-rich coiled-coil protein 1: MDDILDEATRRDLFTDTFCKVCKAVLQFESQRMSHYQGKKHAQKVQHYIQTHGEKSERHGKQREMDCISSQTEIVDKNKYCNLCNKFFTSPIVALSHYLGRIHAKKLKQLSGEQANMLAQSQGMQPVPALQKPWAEKPLLPSKADEASSSSNTRLNLNDPEKFCGLCCAPFNNPFVAQEHYTGKKHRRNEARKKLVEELGDKAIPVESGTNGSFFAAIGAGYYLCPVCNIILASIETYQSHMQGFKHRKKEAVLARFRKEPKKTNYSFQGDITDYFSVQKARYLQPGGYLGKPEEKEFQDKSTEGGSDLGEVISSDFKCDQVQHYNLFSETQSPTNTGEKKSPSWPSAPENTPDCQYNTGCCKEEQASEVATIREKSFSLSVAQSECMVAETSTTFFRKEEKFQVNHSEDTKFTNKELKHEKETTKQKRKKNIEGADFGKESEKLKRVKVEIDLVNDKTSRPYRRSKENPAEKEMKQQKKGKKSQINVKREEELLWDESVLGYC, from the exons ATGG ATGACATTTTAGATGAGGCAACAAGAAGGGACCTTTTCACTGACACTTTCTGCAAGGTTTGCAAGGCAGTGCTGCAGTTTGAGTCCCAAAGGATGTCCCACTATCAG GGCAAAAAGCATGCTCAGAAAGTTCAGCATTACATCCAGACCCATGGGGAGAAAAGTGAGAGGCATGGCAAACAGAGAGAAATGGATTGCATCAGTTCTCag ACAGAAATAGTGGACAAAAACAAATACTGCAATCTCTGCAATAAGTTTTTTACTTCCCCAATTGTTGCTTTGTCTCACTACTTGGGAAGGATCCATGCTAAGAAGCTGAAGCAGCTATCAGGAGAGCAAGCCAACATGCTGGCACAGAGCCAGGGCATGCAGCCTGTTCCTG CTTTGCAGAAGCCATGGGCTGAGAAACCTTTGCTGCCTTCAAAAGCTGATGAAGCTTCATCATCCTCCAACACAAGGCTGAACCTAAATGATCCAGAAAAGTTCTGTGGGCTCTGCTGTGCTCCCTTCAATAATCCATTTGTGGCTCAAGAGCATTATACTGggaagaaacacagaagaaatgaagCACGGAAGAAGCTGGTGGAGGAACTGGGAGACAAAGCCATCCCTGTGGAATCTGGCACAAATG GTTCCTTCTTTGCAGCAATTGGGGCTGGTTATTACCTGTGCCCTGTTTGTAACATCATACTTGCATCTATAGAAACCTACCAGTCCCACATGCAAGgatttaaacacagaaaaaa AGAAGCAGTGCTTGCCAGATTCAGGAAggaaccaaagaaaacaaattactcCTTCCAAGGTGACATAACAGATTACTTTAGTGTTCAGAAAGCCAGATATCTACAGCCAGGAGGGTATCTAGGAAAGCCAGAAGAGAAAGAGTTTCAAGACAAAAGCACTGAAGGAGGGAGTGACCTTGGTGAGGTTATATCTTCAGACTTTAAGTGTGACCAAGTGCAGCACTACAACCTTTTCTCAGAAACCCAGTCACCTACAAatactggtgaaaaaaaatctccaagcTGGCCATCTGCTCCAGAAAATACTCCTGATTGTCAGTACAACACGGGATGCTGTAAAGAAGAGCAAGCTTCTGAGGTGGCCACCATCAGAGAGAAGAGCTTCAGCCTATCAGTTGCACAATCTGAATGTATGGTTGCTGAAACTTCTACCACCTtcttcagaaaggaagagaaatttcAGGTAAATCATTCTGAGGACACAAAATTCACCAATAAAGAGCTGAAGCATGAGAAAGAAaccacaaagcagaaaagaaagaaaaatattgaaggtgcagattttggaaaagaaagtgaGAAGCTAAAGAGAGTTAAAGTTGAGATAGACTTGGTAAATGATAAGACATCAAGACCTTATAGAAGATCTAAAGAAAACCCTGCTGAGAAAGAgatgaagcagcaaaaaaagggtaaaaagtCACAGATAAATGTCaaaagagaagaggagctgCTTTGGGATGAATCTGTCTTAGGATATTGCTAA